One window from the genome of Streptomyces sp. NBC_00287 encodes:
- a CDS encoding FAD-binding oxidoreductase, producing the protein MSPISTPPVHDDFPAAFRGAVLRPGDDGFDQARVICNGRAGDTVPALIAQCVDEDDVATALRYASARDLPVAVRGGGHGSDGHAMPGGAFVLDLSGMRGITVDPDTRTVRAQAGVLLGELDAATQEHGLVVPSGTVTSTGVAGLTLGGGIGHLHRRFGATVDNLIACEMVTVDGRKVRADETENPDLFWALRGGGGNFGVVTAFEFRAHPLGPDVCSGMIVFPGEEATSVLNQVSGYMAGAPRELGLATSLTIAPPLPDLPHEVHGRLILILLPVHTGDAEEAEKTIADLAALGTPLLNTVRRATWLETNSQLDALFPYGLRAGARGGYLASLTEETVTALIERASASPKLPGTATVCNVWAFGGAFSEDVDEDATAFSRAGASWLWEAGCQWAEPEHDARMDAWADATLAAMRPHTLPNSYINLTEDQGEEWRRGVYGSEAKYRRLTEIKAAWDPKNLLRHNKNITPTTNR; encoded by the coding sequence ATGAGCCCCATCAGCACACCCCCTGTCCACGACGATTTCCCCGCCGCCTTCCGCGGCGCCGTCCTGCGCCCGGGCGACGACGGCTTCGACCAGGCCAGGGTCATCTGCAACGGCCGGGCCGGCGACACCGTCCCCGCCTTGATCGCACAGTGCGTGGACGAGGACGACGTCGCCACCGCCCTGCGTTACGCCTCCGCACGCGACCTCCCGGTCGCCGTCCGTGGCGGCGGTCACGGCTCCGACGGTCACGCCATGCCGGGAGGCGCCTTCGTCCTCGACCTGTCCGGCATGCGCGGGATCACCGTCGACCCGGACACGCGCACCGTGCGAGCCCAGGCCGGTGTCCTCCTCGGCGAACTGGACGCGGCCACCCAGGAACACGGTCTGGTGGTGCCGTCCGGCACTGTCACCAGCACCGGTGTCGCCGGACTGACCCTCGGCGGCGGCATCGGTCACCTCCATCGGCGCTTCGGCGCCACCGTCGACAACCTGATCGCCTGCGAGATGGTCACCGTCGACGGCCGGAAGGTGCGCGCGGACGAGACGGAGAACCCGGACCTGTTCTGGGCACTGCGCGGAGGAGGCGGCAACTTCGGTGTGGTCACCGCGTTCGAGTTCCGCGCCCACCCGCTGGGCCCGGACGTCTGTTCCGGCATGATCGTCTTCCCCGGAGAGGAAGCCACGTCGGTTCTCAACCAGGTGTCCGGCTACATGGCGGGCGCTCCGCGCGAACTCGGCCTGGCGACCTCGCTCACCATCGCGCCGCCGCTGCCCGACCTGCCCCACGAAGTGCACGGCAGGTTGATCCTGATCCTCCTCCCCGTCCACACCGGTGACGCCGAGGAGGCGGAGAAGACCATCGCGGACCTCGCCGCGCTGGGAACACCGTTGCTCAACACCGTGCGGCGCGCCACGTGGCTGGAGACGAACAGTCAGCTGGACGCGCTCTTCCCCTACGGTCTGCGCGCCGGGGCGCGCGGCGGCTATCTCGCGTCACTCACCGAGGAGACGGTCACCGCACTGATCGAACGCGCGAGCGCTTCCCCGAAACTGCCGGGCACCGCCACCGTGTGCAACGTGTGGGCGTTCGGCGGCGCGTTCTCCGAGGACGTCGACGAAGACGCCACCGCCTTCTCCCGTGCCGGGGCCTCCTGGCTCTGGGAGGCAGGTTGCCAGTGGGCGGAGCCGGAGCACGACGCGCGCATGGACGCCTGGGCCGACGCCACCTTGGCCGCCATGCGACCGCACACCCTGCCCAACTCCTACATCAACCTCACCGAGGACCAGGGCGAGGAGTGGCGCCGCGGCGTGTACGGAAGCGAGGCCAAGTACCGGCGCCTCACCGAGATCAAGGCCGCCTGGGATCCGAAGAACCTGTTGCGCCACAACAAGAACATCACTCCCACCACGAACAGGTAA
- a CDS encoding TetR/AcrR family transcriptional regulator, which translates to MTPGAHHPDDAQPLRSDAERNRGRIIAAAREVFARDGLGASMASVAREAGVGIATMFRRFPTKEELVDAVFFDRMDAYADAVAVALDDPDPWHGFVGYIEAACAMQAADSGFADVLTTTFPTAKALERRRNEAYEGMVELINRAKATGRLREDFDSSDLVLLHMANAGVVNAIGDAAPDAWRRVVALLVQSFEAPARGPLPASPEHDALYRAMLRAAPAGVAAPESGAGDN; encoded by the coding sequence ATGACCCCTGGCGCCCACCATCCCGACGACGCCCAGCCCCTGCGCAGCGACGCCGAGCGCAACCGCGGGCGGATCATCGCCGCCGCGCGCGAAGTGTTCGCGCGTGATGGCCTGGGAGCCTCGATGGCCTCCGTGGCCCGCGAGGCGGGGGTGGGGATCGCCACCATGTTCCGCCGCTTCCCCACGAAGGAGGAGCTGGTCGACGCCGTCTTCTTCGACCGCATGGACGCCTACGCCGATGCGGTCGCCGTCGCCCTGGACGACCCCGACCCCTGGCACGGTTTCGTCGGCTACATCGAGGCCGCCTGCGCGATGCAGGCCGCCGACAGCGGCTTCGCCGACGTCCTCACCACGACCTTCCCTACTGCCAAGGCCCTGGAGCGGCGCCGCAACGAGGCCTACGAGGGCATGGTCGAACTCATCAACCGGGCCAAGGCGACGGGCCGGCTGCGCGAGGACTTCGACTCCTCCGACCTGGTGCTGCTGCACATGGCCAACGCCGGTGTCGTCAACGCCATCGGCGACGCCGCCCCCGACGCCTGGCGGCGCGTCGTCGCCCTGCTGGTCCAGTCCTTCGAGGCCCCGGCCCGCGGCCCGCTGCCCGCCTCGCCCGAGCACGACGCCCTCTACAGGGCCATGCTCCGCGCCGCTCCGGCGGGTGTCGCGGCGCCGGAGTCGGGCGCCGGTGACAACTGA
- a CDS encoding SDR family NAD(P)-dependent oxidoreductase — MTSIAIVGAGPQLGLAIARTFGSQGLDVALISRNRDKLDGLVAKLTAEGINAAAFPADVLDRDALTQALKDAAMKFGSVDVLEYSPVAGLATALTTPAEAEPAHIQHEIEFQLYGAIAATRAVLPTMREAGAGTLLYTTGAGSIDPVPQVGNVNAAAAALRNWVINLHKELDGTGIQAAHVGIDVSIGTPAVPGFPTAQPEEISPVYWELHTTKRDQAELVFSL, encoded by the coding sequence GTGACCAGCATCGCCATCGTCGGAGCCGGGCCCCAGCTGGGCCTGGCCATCGCCCGTACCTTCGGCAGTCAGGGCCTCGATGTCGCCCTGATCTCCCGCAACCGCGACAAGCTCGACGGTCTCGTCGCCAAGCTCACCGCCGAGGGCATCAATGCCGCCGCGTTCCCCGCGGACGTCCTCGACCGCGACGCGCTCACCCAGGCCCTCAAGGACGCCGCCATGAAGTTCGGCAGCGTCGACGTACTGGAGTACTCCCCGGTCGCTGGCCTCGCCACTGCGCTGACCACCCCGGCCGAGGCCGAACCGGCACACATACAGCACGAGATCGAGTTCCAGCTCTACGGTGCCATCGCCGCCACCCGGGCGGTGCTGCCGACGATGCGGGAGGCCGGCGCGGGCACACTGCTCTACACCACCGGCGCGGGCTCCATCGACCCCGTGCCGCAGGTCGGCAACGTCAACGCGGCCGCCGCCGCGCTGCGCAACTGGGTGATCAACCTCCACAAGGAGCTGGACGGCACCGGCATCCAGGCCGCCCACGTCGGCATCGACGTGTCGATCGGCACGCCGGCCGTCCCCGGCTTCCCGACGGCCCAGCCCGAGGAGATCTCCCCCGTCTACTGGGAGCTGCACACCACCAAGCGCGACCAGGCCGAACTCGTCTTCAGCCTCTGA
- a CDS encoding flavin reductase family protein — MTDTISTETRRFREAMASFPSGVTIVTTADETGQWSGFTATSFCSVSMEPPLILVCLAASAECHPAFTSAARWLVHVITDEHTELAVRFATRGADKFAHPSFAPNEHGLPMLDGAAVTLECSTYEIHPAGDHTIPLGRVDNVRLSEGIPTLYYQRDFQRLEQQGR, encoded by the coding sequence ATGACAGACACCATCAGCACCGAAACCCGCCGTTTCCGAGAGGCAATGGCGTCCTTCCCCTCCGGCGTCACCATCGTCACCACCGCCGACGAGACCGGACAGTGGAGCGGCTTCACGGCGACCTCGTTCTGCTCGGTCTCGATGGAACCCCCACTGATCCTGGTGTGCCTGGCGGCCAGCGCCGAATGTCATCCCGCTTTCACCAGCGCCGCACGCTGGCTCGTCCACGTCATCACCGACGAGCACACGGAACTCGCCGTGCGGTTCGCCACCCGTGGCGCCGACAAGTTCGCGCACCCCAGCTTCGCCCCCAACGAACACGGACTTCCCATGCTCGACGGGGCCGCGGTCACCCTCGAATGCAGCACCTACGAGATCCACCCGGCCGGCGACCACACAATCCCCCTCGGTCGCGTCGACAACGTCCGCCTCAGCGAGGGCATCCCAACCCTCTATTACCAGCGCGACTTCCAGCGCCTTGAGCAACAAGGCCGGTAG
- a CDS encoding alpha/beta hydrolase, producing MSLVPPPFDAELAAALAVVSERLPPVFTLDVVAAMRGGEAAMRPSDEQLSCGGFFQVEDRTVPGPDGDPDVSLLICRPVAPKSGGPRPVLYYAHGGGMLIGNNRIGVDLVLDWARALDAVVVSVEYRLAPEHPYPAPVEDVYAGFVWTAEHAAELGGDPERIIVAGTSAGGGLTAALALLARDRKGPQPLGQVLMCPMLDDRNDTLSARQMAGRGVWDRASNEIGWTALLGERRGGPDVPAHAAPARAEDLSGLPPAFIDVGSAETFRDEAIAYASAIWRCGGVAELHVWPGGFHGYDGLAPHAALSQATVAARLQWLRRLLGE from the coding sequence ATGTCCCTGGTACCGCCCCCGTTCGACGCCGAACTCGCCGCCGCCCTGGCGGTGGTCTCCGAACGGCTTCCCCCGGTCTTCACCCTGGACGTGGTCGCCGCCATGCGAGGGGGCGAGGCCGCGATGCGGCCGAGCGACGAGCAGCTGAGCTGCGGCGGGTTCTTCCAGGTCGAGGACCGGACGGTGCCGGGCCCGGACGGGGACCCCGACGTCTCCCTGCTGATCTGCCGTCCGGTTGCCCCGAAGTCCGGCGGCCCGCGGCCCGTGCTCTATTACGCGCACGGTGGCGGGATGCTCATCGGCAACAACAGAATCGGCGTCGATCTCGTCCTGGACTGGGCGCGGGCACTGGACGCGGTCGTGGTGTCCGTCGAGTACCGGCTGGCGCCGGAGCACCCCTACCCGGCGCCGGTGGAGGACGTCTACGCGGGATTCGTGTGGACGGCGGAGCACGCCGCGGAACTCGGCGGCGACCCCGAACGGATCATCGTCGCGGGCACCAGCGCAGGTGGCGGGCTGACTGCGGCGCTCGCCCTGCTCGCGCGGGACCGAAAGGGACCGCAGCCGCTCGGACAGGTACTGATGTGCCCGATGCTGGACGACCGCAACGACACCCTGTCCGCCCGGCAGATGGCGGGCCGCGGGGTCTGGGACCGCGCCTCGAACGAAATCGGCTGGACGGCGCTGCTGGGCGAGCGGCGCGGCGGCCCGGACGTCCCCGCCCACGCAGCACCCGCCCGGGCCGAGGACCTGTCGGGACTCCCGCCGGCTTTCATCGACGTGGGCTCCGCCGAGACCTTCCGCGACGAGGCCATCGCCTACGCCTCCGCCATCTGGCGCTGCGGCGGCGTGGCCGAGCTGCACGTGTGGCCCGGCGGTTTCCACGGCTACGACGGACTGGCTCCGCACGCCGCGCTGTCCCAGGCCACCGTGGCCGCTCGCCTGCAGTGGCTGCGCCGACTTCTCGGCGAGTGA
- a CDS encoding MFS transporter produces MSAYSTTTTPGQPGTDASGASPGGRHLGLALFVIATAQLMVILDATITNIALPAIQTDLGVSNANLAWIVNSYALAFGGLMLLGGKAGDLFGRRRMFQAGIAVFTLASLLGGLAPNEGLLIGARILQGVGAALAAPNALALITTTFPAGKSRNTAMGVYAAMAGVGATVGLLLGGTLTDALDWRWVFFINIPIGLAVLAGTKSLVEAERSPGRLDVPGAITGTGGLIALVYGITRGGEHGWTTGLTLASFAAAAVLLAAFLIIQARAAEPMMPLRLFKDRNRSGSFGTMLFIGAGLFAMFYFLTLYMQLILGYSPIKTGFAFLPFTIGMGTAAGLSSKLIARMSPRLIAGPGLLVGAGGMLWFAALEPDSSYAGHLLPAMFVTAVGLGMSFVPMTLGAVSGVDHQDTGMASALLNTAQQIGGALGLAVLSTISTSAANDKLPDAASSLFRGQATQDLTLVAKAGEALTHGYTMAFIASGAMFLGGLAVTVLAINAGKQEHTEGAAPVHMG; encoded by the coding sequence TTGTCTGCCTACAGCACCACCACGACCCCCGGACAGCCGGGTACCGATGCGTCCGGGGCCTCCCCAGGCGGGCGGCACCTCGGCCTGGCGCTCTTCGTGATCGCCACGGCCCAGCTGATGGTGATCCTCGACGCCACGATCACCAACATCGCCCTGCCCGCCATCCAGACCGACCTGGGCGTCTCCAACGCGAACCTGGCGTGGATCGTCAACTCCTACGCGCTGGCCTTCGGCGGGCTGATGCTGCTCGGCGGCAAAGCGGGTGACCTCTTCGGACGGCGGCGGATGTTCCAGGCAGGCATCGCCGTCTTCACCCTCGCCTCGCTGCTGGGCGGACTCGCCCCGAACGAGGGCCTGTTGATCGGTGCCCGTATCCTTCAGGGCGTAGGCGCCGCCCTCGCCGCGCCCAACGCGCTGGCCCTGATCACCACTACCTTCCCGGCGGGCAAGTCCCGCAACACGGCCATGGGCGTGTACGCGGCCATGGCCGGCGTCGGTGCCACGGTCGGCCTCCTCCTCGGTGGCACGCTGACCGACGCGCTCGACTGGCGCTGGGTGTTCTTCATCAACATCCCCATCGGCCTGGCCGTCCTCGCCGGCACGAAATCCCTCGTCGAGGCCGAGCGGAGCCCCGGCCGCCTGGACGTCCCCGGCGCCATCACCGGCACCGGCGGACTGATCGCCCTCGTCTATGGCATCACGCGCGGCGGCGAGCACGGCTGGACGACCGGCCTGACGCTGGCGTCCTTCGCGGCGGCCGCCGTACTCCTGGCGGCGTTCCTCATCATCCAGGCGCGCGCCGCGGAGCCGATGATGCCGCTGCGGCTGTTCAAGGACCGCAACCGCTCCGGCAGTTTCGGCACGATGCTGTTCATCGGTGCGGGCCTGTTCGCCATGTTCTACTTCCTGACGCTCTACATGCAGCTGATCCTCGGCTACAGCCCCATCAAGACCGGGTTCGCCTTCCTGCCCTTCACCATCGGCATGGGGACCGCCGCCGGCCTGAGCTCCAAGTTGATCGCCCGCATGTCTCCCCGGCTGATCGCCGGACCGGGCCTGCTGGTCGGCGCGGGCGGCATGCTCTGGTTCGCCGCCCTGGAGCCCGACTCCTCCTACGCCGGACATCTGCTGCCGGCGATGTTCGTCACCGCGGTCGGGCTCGGCATGAGCTTCGTCCCGATGACGCTGGGTGCGGTCAGCGGCGTCGACCACCAGGACACCGGCATGGCCTCGGCGCTCCTGAACACTGCCCAGCAGATCGGTGGCGCACTCGGGCTCGCGGTCCTGTCGACCATCTCCACCTCAGCCGCGAACGACAAGCTGCCCGACGCCGCCTCGTCCCTCTTCAGGGGCCAAGCCACCCAGGACCTCACCTTGGTCGCGAAGGCGGGCGAGGCGCTGACCCACGGCTACACCATGGCCTTTATCGCCTCGGGCGCCATGTTTCTGGGCGGACTGGCGGTCACGGTCCTGGCCATCAACGCGGGCAAGCAGGAGCACACCGAGGGCGCGGCGCCCGTCCACATGGGCTGA
- a CDS encoding DUF805 domain-containing protein yields MSFTDAARTCLTSKFATFSGRARRAEYWWFSVLYMGAAAVIVGVSFAIGVLLLSVLLVPFIVPMLSVSVRRLHDTGRSGWRMLIALIPAVGPVLYLVGMTVDSASGANQYGPSPKAADQRAG; encoded by the coding sequence ATGTCGTTCACCGATGCGGCACGCACGTGCCTCACCTCCAAGTTCGCCACGTTCTCCGGTCGCGCACGGCGCGCGGAGTACTGGTGGTTCTCGGTGCTCTACATGGGCGCCGCCGCCGTGATCGTCGGGGTCAGCTTCGCGATCGGGGTTCTGTTGCTCAGCGTCTTGCTGGTGCCCTTCATCGTCCCCATGCTGAGCGTCTCCGTCCGCCGGTTGCACGACACCGGTAGGTCCGGGTGGAGAATGCTCATCGCCCTGATCCCGGCCGTCGGCCCCGTCCTCTACCTCGTGGGCATGACGGTGGACAGCGCCTCGGGCGCCAACCAGTACGGCCCCTCCCCCAAGGCCGCCGACCAGCGCGCCGGCTGA
- a CDS encoding NADP-dependent oxidoreductase: MPKAYVFTEYGGPETQTFIDLPRPVPGPGQLLVAVHAAGVNPVDWKVRAGYLAEVLPLTLPATLGTEISGVVEGIGDGVEGFTIGDEVFGALPLTGGYAEYALLPAQAAAHKPAAVSFTDAATLSVSAATAHQGIGRLNLKPGATLLVNGAGGGIGVAAVQIARDLDATVIGTASPGKAEFVSSLGATHVSSGQGVADRVTAVAPNGVDAIFDLVGGDALHAVAGLAADRSRVITAADPTAASELGGGYFQVTQNGEALSTLAGLVASGALAPHVTKVVPFAEAATALAAVEAGHALGKTVLKVR, translated from the coding sequence ATGCCCAAGGCATACGTCTTCACCGAGTACGGCGGTCCCGAGACGCAGACCTTCATCGACCTGCCCAGGCCCGTTCCGGGGCCGGGTCAGCTTCTGGTCGCGGTGCACGCGGCCGGGGTGAACCCGGTGGACTGGAAGGTGCGCGCCGGCTACCTGGCGGAGGTGCTTCCTCTGACGCTGCCGGCAACCCTCGGCACGGAGATCTCCGGCGTCGTAGAAGGAATCGGCGACGGGGTCGAGGGATTCACCATCGGAGACGAGGTCTTCGGGGCCCTGCCGTTGACCGGCGGCTACGCCGAATACGCGCTGCTGCCCGCCCAGGCGGCGGCCCACAAGCCGGCCGCCGTGTCGTTCACGGACGCCGCGACCCTGTCGGTGTCGGCGGCCACCGCCCACCAGGGCATAGGCCGGCTGAACCTCAAGCCCGGTGCCACCCTTCTGGTGAACGGAGCCGGTGGTGGTATCGGCGTTGCCGCCGTGCAGATCGCCCGTGACCTGGACGCCACGGTGATCGGCACCGCCAGTCCGGGTAAGGCGGAGTTCGTTTCCTCCCTGGGAGCCACCCATGTCTCCTCCGGACAAGGAGTGGCTGACCGGGTCACGGCGGTCGCCCCGAACGGTGTGGACGCCATCTTCGATCTGGTCGGCGGCGACGCCCTGCACGCCGTCGCCGGTCTCGCCGCGGACAGGTCCAGGGTCATCACTGCTGCAGATCCGACGGCAGCGTCCGAGCTCGGCGGTGGCTACTTCCAAGTGACGCAGAACGGGGAGGCACTCTCCACCCTCGCCGGACTGGTCGCGTCCGGCGCGCTGGCCCCCCACGTCACAAAGGTCGTGCCCTTCGCTGAGGCAGCGACGGCTCTTGCCGCGGTCGAAGCCGGCCACGCTCTGGGGAAGACCGTCCTGAAAGTGCGCTAA
- a CDS encoding TetR/AcrR family transcriptional regulator encodes MQSQAKIRERERHILNVAVELLSEVGFDRLTFDAMAARAGVSKTTLYRRWPTKHELVIDAVRRRVGFSFTVPDQGSFRADVLEALRLVSNWLKRDGAMLRNLVDAIRRDADLREATERRLAQPLDGMWEEVIDRAHGREELRSGVDLSWLSELAQGVLMNRILVADVPVTDAFLERLTDEILLPAFTHSA; translated from the coding sequence GTGCAATCCCAAGCCAAGATCAGAGAACGCGAGCGCCACATCCTCAACGTGGCCGTGGAGCTGCTCAGCGAGGTCGGTTTCGACCGGCTGACGTTCGACGCCATGGCGGCCAGGGCGGGCGTGTCCAAGACGACCCTCTACCGACGCTGGCCGACCAAGCACGAACTGGTCATCGACGCCGTACGCCGCCGGGTGGGCTTCTCCTTCACCGTGCCCGACCAGGGAAGTTTCCGCGCCGACGTACTGGAAGCGCTGCGGCTGGTCAGCAACTGGCTCAAGCGGGACGGCGCCATGCTGCGCAACCTCGTGGACGCCATCCGCCGTGACGCGGACCTGCGCGAGGCGACCGAACGCCGGCTCGCCCAGCCCCTGGACGGCATGTGGGAAGAGGTCATCGACCGGGCTCACGGCCGTGAGGAACTGCGTTCGGGCGTGGACCTGTCCTGGCTCAGTGAGCTGGCGCAGGGCGTGCTGATGAATCGGATCCTCGTGGCGGACGTCCCCGTCACCGACGCGTTTCTCGAACGTCTGACGGACGAGATCCTCCTGCCCGCCTTCACGCACTCCGCCTGA
- a CDS encoding siderophore-interacting protein, whose translation MPRHKSPPRRRMLRATVAHTARTSPSFVTLTLQGPDLADFEPMGVDQSCRLFFRRDGQQELAMPTASHNGWLAQFMLMRPAVRPWVRLYTVRAFRPEACELDIEFVLHGDHADVGPASAFASHARPGDPVGLFPEGIGYLPTPTAQSQLLVGDESALPALLSILEQSPPELTGDAYLEVPIGRDIRPVAAPAGVTVHWLPREDHAAVPGQLALKTVTSSWKLLPGQRIYCWVAGESGLPTGLRRHLVKDQGVPKSDVSFLGYWRHGKSSHG comes from the coding sequence ATGCCCCGACACAAGTCACCGCCCCGGCGGAGAATGCTCCGCGCCACGGTCGCCCACACCGCACGCACCAGCCCGAGCTTCGTCACCCTCACCCTCCAGGGCCCCGACCTGGCCGACTTCGAGCCGATGGGCGTCGACCAGTCCTGTCGGCTGTTCTTCCGCCGCGACGGCCAGCAGGAACTCGCCATGCCGACCGCCTCGCACAACGGCTGGCTGGCCCAGTTCATGCTTATGCGGCCGGCCGTCCGCCCCTGGGTCCGTCTCTACACCGTGCGCGCGTTCCGCCCCGAAGCATGCGAACTGGACATCGAGTTCGTCCTGCACGGCGACCACGCCGACGTGGGCCCCGCCTCCGCGTTCGCCTCGCATGCCCGCCCCGGCGACCCGGTGGGGCTGTTCCCCGAAGGAATCGGCTACCTCCCCACCCCGACCGCCCAGTCCCAGCTGCTCGTCGGCGACGAGAGCGCCCTACCGGCTCTCCTGTCCATCCTGGAACAGTCACCGCCCGAGCTCACCGGCGACGCCTACCTCGAAGTGCCAATCGGCAGGGACATCCGACCGGTCGCGGCACCGGCCGGAGTCACCGTCCACTGGCTGCCCCGCGAGGACCACGCCGCTGTACCGGGACAACTGGCCCTGAAAACGGTCACGTCCTCCTGGAAGCTCCTCCCGGGGCAGCGCATCTACTGCTGGGTAGCGGGCGAGAGCGGCCTGCCCACCGGCCTGCGGCGCCATCTGGTCAAGGACCAGGGCGTCCCGAAGTCGGACGTCTCCTTCCTCGGCTACTGGAGGCACGGCAAGAGCAGCCACGGCTGA
- a CDS encoding SDR family oxidoreductase codes for MVYTPAYEVAGVNREQVESVIPLIPAGRLGLESDIAAAIVFLASDDASFVNGANLVVDCGQTEIV; via the coding sequence GTGGTCTACACACCCGCCTACGAGGTCGCGGGGGTGAACCGCGAGCAGGTCGAGTCCGTCATACCCCTCATACCTGCCGGGCGACTCGGTCTGGAATCGGACATCGCTGCCGCGATCGTCTTCCTCGCCTCCGACGACGCCTCGTTCGTCAACGGTGCCAACCTGGTGGTCGACTGCGGGCAGACAGAAATCGTCTGA
- the acs gene encoding acetate--CoA ligase — MTTPAPREQSTEAAVPPSAAEADREAFWAQQAGQLDWDTSWQTVLDWSDAPFARWFEGGRLNVAHNCVDRHVEAGYGDQVAFHWEGEPGDTRMITYADLRREVNKTANALLTLGLQAGDRVAIQLPMIPEAVFAMLACARLGLVHSVVFGGFSPAALCSRIEDADARLLITADGQYRRGEAVPMKDGTDQAVADCPGIEHVLVVRRTGTPVAWTEGRDLWWHDLVEPQPDQHEAEAFDAEHPLFILYTSGTTGQPKGILHTSGGYLTQAAYTHRTVFDHRPGQDVYWCTADIGWITGHTYIVYGPLANRATSVLYEGTPNTPHEGRHFEIIQKYEVSIYYTAPTLIRTFMKWGEHIPADYDLSSLRVLGSVGEPINPEAWRWYREHIGGGRTPVVDTWWQTETGAVMIAPLPGAGEPKPGSAQTPLPGVSALVVDDEGQPVDKGGSGYLVLDRPWPSMLRGIWGDQERFRDTYWSRFTPQGYYFAGDGARYDDDGDIWVLGRVDDVMNVSGHRISTAEVESALVSHPDVAEAAVVGASDATTGQAIIAFVILGGATRETDTSVAALREHVAREIGPIAKPRQILVVPELPKTRSGKIMRRLLRDVVEGREVGDVTTLADASVMDRINARLGG, encoded by the coding sequence ATGACGACACCCGCCCCCCGTGAGCAGTCGACCGAGGCGGCCGTTCCCCCCTCCGCGGCAGAGGCCGACCGGGAGGCGTTCTGGGCTCAGCAGGCCGGACAGCTCGACTGGGACACCTCGTGGCAGACCGTCCTCGACTGGAGTGACGCTCCGTTCGCTCGCTGGTTCGAAGGCGGCAGGCTGAACGTGGCGCACAACTGCGTGGACCGGCACGTCGAGGCCGGATACGGCGACCAGGTCGCCTTCCACTGGGAGGGAGAGCCGGGCGACACCCGGATGATCACCTACGCGGACCTGCGGCGGGAGGTGAACAAGACGGCCAACGCCCTGCTTACGCTCGGCCTTCAGGCCGGTGACCGGGTCGCCATCCAGCTTCCGATGATTCCGGAGGCCGTGTTCGCGATGCTTGCCTGCGCCCGGCTGGGGCTGGTGCACAGCGTGGTCTTCGGCGGCTTCTCCCCCGCCGCGCTGTGCTCGCGCATCGAGGACGCCGACGCCCGCCTGCTGATCACCGCCGACGGACAGTACCGGCGTGGCGAGGCCGTACCCATGAAGGACGGCACCGACCAGGCCGTCGCCGACTGCCCGGGTATCGAGCACGTTCTCGTCGTCCGCCGCACCGGCACCCCGGTCGCGTGGACCGAGGGCCGGGACCTGTGGTGGCACGACCTGGTGGAGCCCCAGCCCGACCAGCACGAGGCGGAGGCGTTCGACGCGGAGCATCCGCTGTTCATCCTCTACACCTCGGGCACCACCGGACAGCCCAAGGGCATCCTGCACACCTCCGGCGGCTACCTCACGCAGGCCGCGTACACACACCGCACCGTCTTCGACCACCGACCCGGCCAGGACGTCTACTGGTGCACGGCCGACATCGGCTGGATCACCGGCCACACCTACATCGTCTACGGCCCGCTGGCCAACCGAGCCACCTCCGTGCTGTACGAGGGCACGCCCAACACCCCGCACGAAGGACGGCACTTCGAGATCATCCAGAAGTACGAGGTCTCGATCTACTACACCGCCCCGACACTGATCCGCACCTTCATGAAGTGGGGCGAGCACATCCCGGCCGACTACGACCTGTCCTCGCTGCGCGTGCTGGGCAGCGTCGGCGAGCCGATCAACCCCGAGGCGTGGCGCTGGTATCGCGAGCACATCGGCGGCGGCCGGACACCGGTCGTGGACACCTGGTGGCAGACCGAGACCGGCGCCGTCATGATCGCCCCACTGCCGGGGGCCGGCGAGCCGAAGCCCGGCTCCGCCCAGACACCACTGCCCGGCGTCTCGGCGCTGGTCGTCGACGACGAGGGGCAGCCGGTGGACAAGGGCGGCAGCGGCTATCTGGTGCTGGACCGGCCCTGGCCGTCCATGCTGCGCGGGATCTGGGGCGACCAGGAACGCTTTCGGGACACCTACTGGTCCCGGTTCACCCCGCAGGGCTACTACTTCGCCGGCGACGGCGCCCGCTACGACGACGACGGCGACATCTGGGTCCTCGGCCGGGTCGACGACGTCATGAACGTCTCCGGACACCGCATCTCCACCGCAGAGGTGGAATCCGCCCTCGTCTCGCACCCGGATGTCGCCGAGGCCGCGGTGGTGGGCGCCTCGGACGCCACCACCGGCCAGGCCATCATCGCCTTCGTCATCCTGGGCGGGGCCACCCGGGAGACCGACACCTCCGTGGCCGCGCTGCGCGAACACGTGGCCCGGGAGATCGGCCCGATCGCCAAGCCCCGCCAGATCCTCGTCGTCCCCGAACTCCCCAAGACGCGTTCCGGCAAGATCATGCGCCGCCTGCTGCGGGACGTCGTGGAAGGCCGGGAGGTCGGCGACGTCACCACGCTCGCGGACGCGTCCGTGATGGACCGGATCAACGCCCGGCTCGGCGGCTGA